A genomic segment from Nocardia cyriacigeorgica GUH-2 encodes:
- a CDS encoding DoxX family protein: protein MLIRRLARPLLASAFVVDGVDTLMHPEPRVKTASAVVQQGHEKLPSDVAQKLPSDPDLLVKATAVTQVAGGAMLALGKAPRLAALALAATVVPATLTQQDFWSESDPERRAAKRTAFLKDVSLLGGLMIASADTEGKPSLGWRGRRAAKGAAAAVSAALPFGASAQESSGEALRQQLQHAAERGREIAGVAASKGAALAETAQERGPVLAEAARHRGAELAEAAKHRGAALAETAQQRGPVLAEAAKQRGAALAGTAQQRGPVLAEAAKQRGAALAGTAQQHGPEWAEIAKSRGAEFADVAKHRGAEFADVAKHRGAEWADIARHRAAELAAAAREQGAQLADSGAQAAASARDQMEPPKRGFWRKSS, encoded by the coding sequence ATGCTGATCCGCAGGCTCGCCCGACCGTTATTGGCGAGTGCTTTTGTCGTGGACGGCGTCGACACCCTCATGCATCCGGAACCCCGGGTGAAAACGGCGTCGGCGGTGGTCCAGCAGGGCCATGAGAAGCTGCCGTCGGATGTGGCCCAGAAACTGCCGAGCGACCCGGATCTGCTGGTCAAGGCGACCGCGGTGACCCAGGTCGCCGGTGGTGCGATGCTCGCGCTCGGCAAGGCACCGCGGCTGGCGGCGCTGGCACTGGCGGCGACCGTCGTCCCGGCCACCCTCACCCAGCAGGACTTCTGGTCCGAATCCGATCCCGAACGCCGAGCCGCGAAACGGACCGCTTTCCTCAAGGACGTCAGCCTGCTCGGCGGGCTGATGATCGCCAGCGCCGACACCGAGGGCAAACCGTCGCTGGGCTGGCGCGGACGGCGCGCGGCCAAGGGCGCCGCGGCCGCGGTGAGCGCGGCACTGCCGTTCGGCGCGTCCGCGCAGGAGAGCAGCGGTGAGGCTCTTCGCCAGCAACTCCAGCACGCCGCCGAGCGCGGTCGCGAGATCGCCGGGGTCGCCGCGAGCAAAGGTGCGGCACTGGCCGAAACCGCTCAGGAGCGCGGACCGGTGCTCGCCGAAGCCGCCCGCCATCGTGGCGCCGAACTCGCCGAAGCCGCCAAACACCGCGGCGCTGCCCTGGCCGAAACCGCCCAGCAGCGTGGACCCGTGCTGGCCGAGGCCGCCAAACAGCGCGGCGCGGCGCTCGCCGGAACCGCTCAGCAACGCGGGCCCGTCCTGGCCGAGGCCGCCAAACAGCGCGGGGCGGCGCTCGCCGGTACCGCCCAGCAGCACGGACCGGAATGGGCCGAGATCGCGAAATCGCGCGGCGCCGAGTTCGCCGACGTCGCCAAGCATCGCGGCGCGGAGTTCGCCGATGTCGCCAAGCATCGCGGTGCGGAATGGGCCGATATCGCCCGGCACCGGGCCGCCGAACTGGCCGCCGCCGCCCGCGAGCAGGGCGCGCAGCTGGCCGACTCCGGCGCGCAGGCGGCCGCCTCCGCGCGCGATCAGATGGAGCCGCCCAAGCGCGGGTTCTGGCGCAAGTCCAGCTAG
- a CDS encoding MDR family MFS transporter yields the protein MVTDTAESAVGLRSERGAILGSLMLATSLVALDSTIIATAVLTITESLGGFAQFPWLFSIYLLAQAVTVPIYGKLSDIVGRKPVILFGIGVFALGSLLCGLAGSMLGLIIFRAIQGVGAGAIQPMTMTIAGDLYNLAERAKVQGYLASVWAISSVAGPLLGGVFAEYIGWRWIFLINIPISALAGWMLLRKFTETAPRRRQRVDYLGATLLTLGAGALILGLLEGGQAWAWQSPASIAIFTGGVVVIGLFVWVQTRAEHPILPLWLFTRRVVVASSAVSLMVGALLLGLTSYVPTFAQGVLGTGALVAGLTVGALTLGWPLAASQAGRVYLRLGFRNTALIGSSLAAVGAASMLLIDAQSPLWQVAASCFLIGSGMGLVATPTLIAAQTSAEWSERGVVTSANMFARSLGSAVGVAVFGAIVNARIGDTDSPAPEVLADAVHLVFIAVLVTTVLTVLACAMMPRRSGDSL from the coding sequence ATGGTGACCGACACAGCGGAATCAGCGGTAGGCCTGCGTTCGGAGCGCGGCGCCATCCTCGGTTCGCTGATGCTGGCCACCTCGCTGGTGGCATTGGACTCGACCATCATCGCGACCGCGGTGCTCACCATCACCGAAAGCCTCGGCGGGTTCGCGCAGTTCCCGTGGTTGTTCTCGATCTATCTGCTGGCCCAGGCCGTCACGGTGCCGATCTACGGCAAACTCTCCGATATCGTCGGCCGCAAACCGGTGATCCTGTTCGGGATCGGGGTGTTCGCACTCGGATCGCTGCTGTGCGGGCTGGCGGGCAGCATGCTCGGGTTGATCATCTTCCGCGCGATCCAAGGCGTCGGCGCCGGCGCGATCCAGCCGATGACGATGACCATCGCCGGCGACCTCTACAACCTCGCCGAACGGGCGAAGGTGCAGGGCTATCTGGCCAGCGTGTGGGCGATCTCGTCGGTGGCGGGGCCGCTGCTGGGCGGGGTGTTCGCCGAGTACATCGGCTGGCGCTGGATCTTCCTGATCAATATCCCGATCTCGGCGTTGGCGGGCTGGATGCTGCTGCGCAAGTTCACCGAGACCGCGCCGCGGCGACGTCAGCGGGTGGACTACCTCGGCGCCACCTTGCTCACCCTCGGTGCGGGCGCGTTGATCCTGGGGCTGCTCGAAGGCGGACAGGCGTGGGCGTGGCAGTCACCGGCCAGCATCGCGATCTTCACCGGCGGAGTGGTGGTGATCGGCCTGTTCGTCTGGGTACAGACCCGCGCCGAGCATCCGATCCTGCCGCTGTGGTTGTTCACCCGGCGGGTGGTGGTGGCCAGCAGTGCCGTGTCGCTGATGGTCGGTGCGCTGCTGCTCGGACTCACCTCCTATGTGCCGACCTTCGCCCAGGGTGTGCTCGGCACCGGCGCGCTGGTGGCCGGACTGACCGTGGGCGCGCTCACCCTCGGCTGGCCACTGGCCGCCTCGCAGGCCGGGCGGGTGTATCTGCGGCTCGGCTTCCGCAACACCGCGCTCATCGGCAGCAGCCTCGCGGCCGTTGGCGCCGCCTCGATGTTGTTGATCGATGCGCAGAGCCCGCTGTGGCAGGTCGCGGCCTCCTGTTTCCTCATCGGCTCCGGCATGGGCCTGGTCGCCACACCGACCCTGATCGCCGCCCAGACCAGCGCCGAATGGAGCGAACGCGGCGTGGTCACCTCGGCGAATATGTTCGCCCGCTCGCTGGGTAGCGCGGTGGGTGTGGCGGTGTTCGGCGCCATCGTCAACGCGCGCATCGGCGATACCGACAGTCCGGCGCCGGAGGTCCTCGCCGACGCGGTGCATCTGGTGTTCATCGCGGTGTTGGTGACGACGGTGCTGACCGTGCTCGCCTGCGCGATGATGCCGCGGCGCAGCGGCGACAGCTTGTGA